GGTAAAAGATATTCAAAGAATTCGAGATGAATTTTTAGATATACAATACAGACAAGTAAATAACAAATACAATTATTGGGATTCAATTACTGCTAATCTGCATTTTGTCGAGCAACTTTTTGCTGAGCCTGGAGATTCGGGTATTAGGTACCTTTTTGATTCGATGTGGTCAGGAATAGAAGAAATTATTACTGATCCAACAAATAGTGCAGCAAAGAGGGAGCTAGTAAGTAGGGCGGAAGAATTAGTTAAAAATGTAAAAGATTTGTATTCAAGACTCGAACAATTAAGAGAGGATCTTGACTATGAAATATCCCAAAGAGTTGAGCAAATTAATGGAATGGTAAAAAGACTTGCTGATATAAATTCAAAAGTAAGACTTTCTATGGCGTTGAAATCTACTCCAAATGATCTTTTGGATGAAAGAGATAGGATTTTAGATGATTTATCAAAATTTGCTGATATTTTTTATACCGAAGATGCATCAGGTCAAATATCTTTGAGAATAGGAGATCAAATCGTATTGACTGGTAGTGATGTTAATGAATTAAGAGCACTTGAAAGACCATATGGGAAAGGATTTAAAGAAATTTTTGTAGGAAATTCAAAGGTTGATATACATGATGGAAGTTTGAAGGCAGCTATGGACTTGAGGGATGATATAATAGTCAAATATATGAATAGGCTTGATGAATTTGTTCTTTACTTAACTGATAAATTTAATTTGATTCACAAAGATGGATTTAACTCTGATGGAAGTGTAACAGGGTTGAATTTCTTTAATGAAATGACAGCTGATAATATAGAAAATTCTGTGTTATTTAGAATAGCAGGATCAAAGAGGGTTGAAGGTGGACCTATAAAGTATATTTCAGGAATGTCAAATAGGGATAATTTGAGCGACATAACAACAAAACAATTTATTGATCAGGGTGCAATTGTATTTTTTGATGGTTCAAGCAATGCCCAGGCAATTTCAGTAAATGCTGGAGATACCATCCAGGATTTTATGAACACTGTCTCATCAAGTGGACTGTGGTTTAACTTTGAAACAGCAATTCATAATGATTCTACTTATTTGCTTAGAATGACAAGTAATACAAATGATTTAAAAGATACACTTGCATTAGATTTTAATGGAAATATGTTCAATACTATGGGTTTTAATACTAAAGATGTTGATATTTACGTTATAAACCAATCTGAATTTAATGTTCAAGAAGGCACTTATAAGATAAAAATTAACGGCACCGAGGCTAATATCAATGTAACAAGTGGATATACAATTAATGACCTTGCAAACGATATTAATTCCAATTTTTCATCTGATGTAAAAGCAGTTGTATATAATAGTAAACTTTTGATAATTCCTACAAAAAGTAATAGTTTTGATAGAAATTTAGTTAATATACAAGATTCAGATGGGCTCTTTACTCAATCAAATCTTCATGTTGAAACATATAAGGCGTTAGATACAAGTAAGGAGACTTTGGATAATATTCTAGATCATACCTTGCCATTTAAAATAACAATAGGTGCTACAAGTATTGAGATTGATCCGACTCAAACTACATTAAAAGAACTTGCAGATAAATTGAATGAGGTTGGAACAGGTATTTTGTTTGATGTTACACCTCACAATAAATTTGTAATTAGAGGGACAAGGTCTATGGATTTTAAAATTGATAAAACAATAAAAGGGCCAGAGGCATTATTTGTAAAATTAGGATTTATAGATGCAGATTCTGATCCAACAAACGATTGGGATGAAGATTATGTATTTTTAAATCCTTTTGACGAGCCAAAGTCTTTAAGAGAAAGATTTGCAAAAGCTGATACTTTATTTGTTGATAAAATAACTACAAATGAACCTTTTAGATTTGTTGAAAAGTTTAAGGTAAATTCAACCGTGAGTGTTAATCCTGAAACTATTGCAGTTGATTATGGTAAAATAGAGGATAACACAAATTGGGATGCGAAAGTATTTAGTCCAACAGGTCAGGCAAATACAGCAATTATGGAAATTCTTTCAAAAATGCGCTTTGAAAAGATTTTAAATGATGGAAGAGAGAGTTTTGCAGAATATTTAGGTGGAATTGTTGCAGAGATGGGAGTTGAAGGTGAAACAGCGATGAAAATGAAAGATAATACGGATATTATAATGAAAGATATAAGCAATGAAAGAGAAAGAGTTAAAGGCGTTTCATTAGATGAAGAAATGGCAAATATGATAAAGTTTCAACATGCATTTAATGCCTCTGCAAGGGTAATGACTGCTGTGGATGAGATGATAGGTAGGGTTATTGATAGACTAGGAGTTGTAGGAAGATAGGGAGGGATTTAAATGAGAATAACTAATGGAATGATAAATGAAAGAACATTATTTAATATACAACATAGTTTGTATAGAATTTCAAAGCTTCATGATAAGCTTTCTTCGGGAAAAGAAGTTTCATATCCTAGTGATGACGCAGTAGTTGCAACGAGAGCTTCTAATATATCCAGCCGTATGAGAGAATTAAAACAATTTAAGAGGAATGTTGAACATACCCAAAACTTTGTGAATATATATGATTCTACCATACAAGAACTTACAAATGTGTATCATAGAATAAAAGAACTTATTGTTAGAGGAGCTAATGGGACGAATGATGCTGCAGAAAGGGAAGCAATAGCTTCTGAACTTGAAAAATTAAAAGAACATCTTGAAGATATTGCAAATACGCAACTTGGTGGTGAGTATATATTTGGTGGAGCAAAAAGTGATCTAAAGCCTGTTGAAAATGGAAAAATTCAAACTCCTCCTGATGCAAATATAAAAAGAAAAGTAAACGCGATGGGTTTTACAATTGAGTATGGAGTAACCGTTTATGATGTTTTCAAGCTAGAAAATGGAAAGGACGCATTTACAGTTATAGATGATGCAATAAATGCATTAAGAGAAGGGGACAGCTTAAAGCTTTCAAATATTACTTTAAAAGAAGTAAATTTATTGGAAAGCTCTACAATGGAAGTATTTGCCCAAATAGGTGCAAATTCCCGTACATTAGAGTTGGTAAGCTCAAGGTTAACAGATATTGATACGTTTATGACTGAATATCTTTCAAAGGAACAAGATGCAGATCTTACAAAGGTTTTAACAGATCTTTCTATGCAACAATCAGTTCTTCAAGCTGCTTTAAAATCAGCTGCACAAGTACTACAAAAAACGTTGGTTGATTTTGTATCATGATTAAACTACCACCGTTTGATAAAAATCTTGGAAGGGATATTAAAACTATTGATATTGGTGGACATAAGCCGACGCATGCGTCGGTATTTCTTTTGTGGTATTCATTACCAACAAGCGACATTAAGAATGTATGTGAATTGGGTAGTGGGACAGGTTTTGTAAGCTTTGGACTTTCGAAGTATTATAACTTAAAAGTTAAGGGAATTGAAGTACAAGAAGAGCTTTTTAATGCTTCAGTAAAAGCTATAGAGTTGAACAATGTTTATAATGTGGATTTTTTTAACTTAGATCTTAAAGATGTAAAAAATCATTTTTCTGCGGAAAGTTTTGATATGGTAGTTTTTAATCCACCTTACCATTTCTCTTCAAGTTCTGAAAATAAAATAAGGGAAATTTCAAGAAAATCAAATCAAGAACTTTTAGAAATTTTTATATCATCTGCTTCTTTTTTGTTGAGAAATCGAGGAACTTTTGTGACAGTTGTCGCACCTTATATTTTTCCTCTGTTTAACAATATTCTTTTAAAATATAGATTAACACCTCAGCAGATGTGTATCGCATATGGTAAAAAGGCAGAGTTAATTGCAATAAGAGGGCGTAAAAATGGAGGAATGCATTTTGAAATTGATAGACCGGTATATTTTTAATTAATTTGTGGTAGAATTATAGTATGAAAATATTATATTATTTATCAGCGATTCTCATTATTGTTTATGGTTTATTTTTATTGTTTCAAGTACCTTTTATAGATTTTTTTGAATTAAAAATTATGGATCTGTTTTATAGGATAAGGGGCTTAGTTAACATATCTCCTGATGTTGTAATTGTTGGAATTGATGAGTATTCTTTAACTTCCCTTGAAGCAGAAAAGGATGTATGGCCGTGGTCAAGGCACCACTATGGAAAGGTTGTTAAGAATTTATTTAATGCTGGGGCAAAAGTTGTTGTATTTGATGTGTCTTTTACAGAAGAAGATGAAACAAATCCAATGTACGATAATTATTTTGCAAGTATTATTTCAAAATACAAAAATGTGATTTTAGGTACCTATCTGATAAATGAAAAAGATACATATCAAAAGTACAATGAAAAGATCAAAGAAAAACTTGAAAATAATATTACTTACCTAAATTATACCTACAAAATGAAAAATTTTAAAAGCCTAGATTTCATACAACCCATTGAAATTTACAAAGTCCGCCCGCCTATATTGAAGTTTTCATCACTTGTTCCTTCTGCAACATATGAAATTGGTGAAATAGATGTAGATGGCGTTGTAAGAAGTTTACCTTTGTTTTTTAAGGAGTTATGGGCCAATGAAATGGGAATTTCTTCAGGATTTTTACCTCATATGGATGTTTTGGCGGTTGCAATGTTTAAAAATGCAGATTTAACAAATTTAATAGTTGATTTTGACAAA
This DNA window, taken from Thermosipho africanus Ob7, encodes the following:
- the flgK gene encoding flagellar hook-associated protein FlgK, whose protein sequence is MPDISLFGALNTGLLGVYTSKLAMNVVSHNIANANTPGFSRQVPIIRTMPPIPATTLTQPSIPLQIGTGSKVKDIQRIRDEFLDIQYRQVNNKYNYWDSITANLHFVEQLFAEPGDSGIRYLFDSMWSGIEEIITDPTNSAAKRELVSRAEELVKNVKDLYSRLEQLREDLDYEISQRVEQINGMVKRLADINSKVRLSMALKSTPNDLLDERDRILDDLSKFADIFYTEDASGQISLRIGDQIVLTGSDVNELRALERPYGKGFKEIFVGNSKVDIHDGSLKAAMDLRDDIIVKYMNRLDEFVLYLTDKFNLIHKDGFNSDGSVTGLNFFNEMTADNIENSVLFRIAGSKRVEGGPIKYISGMSNRDNLSDITTKQFIDQGAIVFFDGSSNAQAISVNAGDTIQDFMNTVSSSGLWFNFETAIHNDSTYLLRMTSNTNDLKDTLALDFNGNMFNTMGFNTKDVDIYVINQSEFNVQEGTYKIKINGTEANINVTSGYTINDLANDINSNFSSDVKAVVYNSKLLIIPTKSNSFDRNLVNIQDSDGLFTQSNLHVETYKALDTSKETLDNILDHTLPFKITIGATSIEIDPTQTTLKELADKLNEVGTGILFDVTPHNKFVIRGTRSMDFKIDKTIKGPEALFVKLGFIDADSDPTNDWDEDYVFLNPFDEPKSLRERFAKADTLFVDKITTNEPFRFVEKFKVNSTVSVNPETIAVDYGKIEDNTNWDAKVFSPTGQANTAIMEILSKMRFEKILNDGRESFAEYLGGIVAEMGVEGETAMKMKDNTDIIMKDISNERERVKGVSLDEEMANMIKFQHAFNASARVMTAVDEMIGRVIDRLGVVGR
- the flgL gene encoding flagellar hook-associated protein FlgL, producing MRITNGMINERTLFNIQHSLYRISKLHDKLSSGKEVSYPSDDAVVATRASNISSRMRELKQFKRNVEHTQNFVNIYDSTIQELTNVYHRIKELIVRGANGTNDAAEREAIASELEKLKEHLEDIANTQLGGEYIFGGAKSDLKPVENGKIQTPPDANIKRKVNAMGFTIEYGVTVYDVFKLENGKDAFTVIDDAINALREGDSLKLSNITLKEVNLLESSTMEVFAQIGANSRTLELVSSRLTDIDTFMTEYLSKEQDADLTKVLTDLSMQQSVLQAALKSAAQVLQKTLVDFVS
- a CDS encoding tRNA1(Val) (adenine(37)-N6)-methyltransferase; amino-acid sequence: MIKLPPFDKNLGRDIKTIDIGGHKPTHASVFLLWYSLPTSDIKNVCELGSGTGFVSFGLSKYYNLKVKGIEVQEELFNASVKAIELNNVYNVDFFNLDLKDVKNHFSAESFDMVVFNPPYHFSSSSENKIREISRKSNQELLEIFISSASFLLRNRGTFVTVVAPYIFPLFNNILLKYRLTPQQMCIAYGKKAELIAIRGRKNGGMHFEIDRPVYF